CTTTGTTTGTAATAACCGCGCCCGGAATCAAAACAGATCTGGCAGGTATTGAACGCCGTGCGTATACTGCCATCGGGCGCCTTTACCGCTATGACCTCTAATTTCACGCCGTCAATTTCCACCGGATAAAATCCGGCGGACGCCGAAACCTTGCTCATCGGGATGCTCAGGTCCCCGGGCGCGGCCGCGTGAGCCGATACTTCCAGATACAGGAGGACGCCTACGGCGAACATGGTGAAAAAAAGCGGAACACAGACCGCTGAAACAATATTGCTCTTCTTCTCTAAATTATACATGCCTGTATTCTCCTTCGCTATTGTTTTGCCGAAATTTCCGC
The Acidaminococcales bacterium genome window above contains:
- a CDS encoding DUF2318 domain-containing protein, producing the protein MYNLEKKSNIVSAVCVPLFFTMFAVGVLLYLEVSAHAAAPGDLSIPMSKVSASAGFYPVEIDGVKLEVIAVKAPDGSIRTAFNTCQICFDSGRGYYKQSGNALVCQNCGSRFAISQIEVVRGGCNPVPILPENKKIEGGNIVVPREFLVQAKEIFANWKTDY